A single region of the Amphiura filiformis chromosome 7, Afil_fr2py, whole genome shotgun sequence genome encodes:
- the LOC140156793 gene encoding LOW QUALITY PROTEIN: lanC-like protein 3 (The sequence of the model RefSeq protein was modified relative to this genomic sequence to represent the inferred CDS: inserted 1 base in 1 codon) has translation MRHFVNKLKDFASGQSLDIPSSALQERVKTIVAQITENIAADQKNCDGGLYVGLAGISYALWYISQCSHFQERKDDLLRQAKAYLDVADTYEAHHQNKMMKQSFLLGTAGVCTVGALVNWSIGDAAKAQSYVKSYSEFAARCRPVAFLSGGSDELFVGRAGYLAGALMLAKRMGTEVLNPEEITRLCASMVESGRQYARRKNSPAPLMYAYYGAEYLGAGHGLAGILQILLSFPDFVKSDASIEGDIRASVDFMVKCMQYQGNVAPTVGECYSSRPEEHELVHWCHGAPGVVYVFAKAYQIWKDQSYLDACXCLAELVWNKGLLKKGPGICHGIAGSGYVFLLLFRLTKDPKYLHRAIQFAEFMESEEFKQGATTPDRPYSLFEGLAGTVCFLVDLLQPDQAEFPLFDVF, from the exons ATGAGGCATTTTGTAAACAAATTGAAAGACTTTGCATCAGGACAAAGTTTAGATATTCCCAGCTCTGCATTGcaagaaagagtgaaaaccaTTGTTGCTCAGATAACAGAAAACATTGCTGCTGATCAGAAGAACTGTGATGGAG GCTTGTATGTTGGCTTAGCAGGGATCTCCTATGCACTTTGGTACATCAGTCAGTGCAGTCATTTCCAAGAAAGAAAAGATGATTTACTTCGACAAGCCAAGGCCTATTTGGACGTCGCTGATACATACGAAGCACATCACCAGAACAAGATGATGAAACAGTCCTTCTTGCTGGGTACTGCTGGTGTATGCACTGTAGGAGCATTAGTTAATTGGAGCATTGGAGATGCAGCAAAAGCTCAAAGTTATGTAAAAAG CTATTCCGAGTTTGCTGCGCGGTGTCGGCCAGTAGCTTTCTTATCAGGTGGATCAGATGAATTATTTGTAGGCAGAGCTGGCTACCTGGCTGGTGCACTGATGTTGGCAAAAAGAATGGGTACAGAG GTACTGAACCCTGAAGAAATTACTCGTCTCTGTGCTTCCATGGTTGAGTCTGGTCGACAATATGCCAGGAGAAAGAATTCACCCGCACCACTCATGTATGCCTACTATGGGGCAGAATATCTTG GTGCTGGCCATGGCCTTGCTGGAATCCTTCAAATCTTGCTCTCCTTCCCTGATTTTGTGAAATCAGATGCATCAATAGAGGGTGATATTCGAGCATCTGTTGACTTTATGGTGAAATGCATGCAGTATCAAGGCAATGTAGCACCTACAGTAGGGGAGTGTTACTCATCCAGACCAGAGGAACATGAACTGGTGCATTGGTGCCATGGTGCCCCTG GAGTTGTTTATGTGTTTGCTAAAGCTTACCAAATCTGGAAGGATCAGAGCTATCTGGATGCCT CATGCTTGGCAGAACTGGTCTGGAACAAAGGTCTCTTGAAGAAAGGTCCAGGCATCTGTCATGGCATAGCTGGGAGTGGCTATGTCTTCCTGCTTCTCTTCCGCCTCACAAAAGACCCCAAATATCTTCACAGAGCTATACAGTTTGCAGAATTCATGGAGTCAGAAGAGTTTAAGCAGGGAGCTACAACACCGGATCGTCCATATAGTTTGTTTGAAGGCCTGGCAGGGACTGTATGCTTTTTGGTTGATTTATTGCAGCCTGATCAGGCTGAATTTCCattatttgatgtattttaa